The following coding sequences lie in one Paroedura picta isolate Pp20150507F chromosome 10, Ppicta_v3.0, whole genome shotgun sequence genomic window:
- the RPS3A gene encoding small ribosomal subunit protein eS1 isoform X1 translates to MPRPGNAGCRRCRSDCEWGKGSLGKEAALTWRVSRKGGRVDPFSKKDWYDVKAPAMFNIRNIGKTLVTRTQGTKIASDGLKGRVFEVSLADLQNDEVAFRKFKLITEDVQGKNCLTNFHGMDLTRDKMCSMVKKWQTMIEAHVDVKTTDGYLLRLFCVGFTKKRNNQIRKTSYAQHQQVRQIRKKMVEIMTREVQTNDLKEVVSKLIPDSIGKDIEKACQSIYPLHDVYVRKVKMLKKPKFELGKLMELHGEGGGAGKPSGDETGAKVERADGYEPPVQESV, encoded by the exons ATGCCGCGGCCGGGAAACGCAGGATGCCGCCGATGTCGATCGGATTGcgagtgggggaaggggagcctCGGAAAGGAAGCGGCGCTGACATGGCGGGTTTCGAGGAAAGGAGGCCG GGTTGATCCCTTTTCAAAGAAGGACTGGTATGATGTCAAGGCACCAGCAATGTTCAATATTCGAAACATTGGCAAGACACTGGTCACCAGGACCCAGGGAACAA AAATTGCCTCCGATGGACTTAAGGGCCGTGTATTTGAAGTAAGTCTCGCTGACCTACAGAATGATGAAGTTGCCTTCCGCAAATTCAAACTGATCACAGAGGATGTGCAAGGGAAAAACTGCCTGACAAATTTCCATGGCATGGATCTCACACGTGATAAAATGTGTTCAATGGTCAAAAAATGGCAG ACAATGATTGAAGCCCATGTTGATGTCAAAACTACTGATGGGTATCTTTTACGCCTGTTCTGTGTTGGCTTCAccaagaagagaaacaaccagaTTCGCAAGACTTCCTATGCCCAGCATCAACAGGTCCGCCAAATTCGGAAGAAAATGGTGGAAATCATGACACGAGAAGTACAAACAAATGACCTGAAAGAAGTTGTCAGTAAGCT GATCCCAGACAGCATTGGGAAAGACATAGAGAAAGCCTGTCAGTCGATCTATCCCCTTCATGATGTCTATGTTCGGAAAGTCAAGATGCTTAAAAAGCCCAAGTTTGAAT TGGGCAAGCTGATGGAGCTGCATGGTGAAGGTGGTGGTGCTGGCAAGCCATCAGGTGACGAAACTGGTGCAAAGGTAGAACGAGCTGATGGGTATGAGCCCCCTGTGCAAGAGTCTGTctaa
- the RPS3A gene encoding small ribosomal subunit protein eS1 isoform X2 has protein sequence MAVGKNKRLTKGGKKGAKKKVVDPFSKKDWYDVKAPAMFNIRNIGKTLVTRTQGTKIASDGLKGRVFEVSLADLQNDEVAFRKFKLITEDVQGKNCLTNFHGMDLTRDKMCSMVKKWQTMIEAHVDVKTTDGYLLRLFCVGFTKKRNNQIRKTSYAQHQQVRQIRKKMVEIMTREVQTNDLKEVVSKLIPDSIGKDIEKACQSIYPLHDVYVRKVKMLKKPKFELGKLMELHGEGGGAGKPSGDETGAKVERADGYEPPVQESV, from the exons ATGGCGGTCGGCAAGAACAAGCGCCTGACGAAAGGAGGCAAGAAAGGCGCTAAGAAGAAAGT GGTTGATCCCTTTTCAAAGAAGGACTGGTATGATGTCAAGGCACCAGCAATGTTCAATATTCGAAACATTGGCAAGACACTGGTCACCAGGACCCAGGGAACAA AAATTGCCTCCGATGGACTTAAGGGCCGTGTATTTGAAGTAAGTCTCGCTGACCTACAGAATGATGAAGTTGCCTTCCGCAAATTCAAACTGATCACAGAGGATGTGCAAGGGAAAAACTGCCTGACAAATTTCCATGGCATGGATCTCACACGTGATAAAATGTGTTCAATGGTCAAAAAATGGCAG ACAATGATTGAAGCCCATGTTGATGTCAAAACTACTGATGGGTATCTTTTACGCCTGTTCTGTGTTGGCTTCAccaagaagagaaacaaccagaTTCGCAAGACTTCCTATGCCCAGCATCAACAGGTCCGCCAAATTCGGAAGAAAATGGTGGAAATCATGACACGAGAAGTACAAACAAATGACCTGAAAGAAGTTGTCAGTAAGCT GATCCCAGACAGCATTGGGAAAGACATAGAGAAAGCCTGTCAGTCGATCTATCCCCTTCATGATGTCTATGTTCGGAAAGTCAAGATGCTTAAAAAGCCCAAGTTTGAAT TGGGCAAGCTGATGGAGCTGCATGGTGAAGGTGGTGGTGCTGGCAAGCCATCAGGTGACGAAACTGGTGCAAAGGTAGAACGAGCTGATGGGTATGAGCCCCCTGTGCAAGAGTCTGTctaa